The segment GTTATTTTTCCTCTTTTGAGGACTAAATCCAATGTCTCTTTCAAATAGTTATTGAGACTTCCCATAAGGATTTTGTTCCTGTCTTTCATTTGTGCCATGGCAGCAAGGTCTTTTCTTTCGAGTGCAACTTCTATATTTTCTTTCTGATTCTCATTGAGACCGGTTAGCACAATAAATTTATCTCCATATTCTCCGCCAAGAAGCCTTGATATCAGCTTGGCCACAACCTCATCGGCACATGAATAATCAATAATCCCTATCTTTGAAAAATCAAGGGCAATGATAGTACCTTCCTCTTCTTTCATAATATCTTTCTCAATACGTTCCCTTATTGTCTGACCTGAAGGCCTTGTGACAAGATCGTTTGATCCATTTTTGAGTTCTTCTTTAAGGAGTTTGTAAAGATTATAAATTTGCATAACGTTTCTTTTTGTATTTTGAG is part of the Candidatus Jettenia sp. AMX2 genome and harbors:
- a CDS encoding DUF4325 domain-containing protein codes for the protein MQIYNLYKLLKEELKNGSNDLVTRPSGQTIRERIEKDIMKEEEGTIIALDFSKIGIIDYSCADEVVAKLISRLLGGEYGDKFIVLTGLNENQKENIEVALERKDLAAMAQMKDRNKILMGSLNNYLKETLDLVLKRGKITAKDLSEVMKLEANTSGTRLLNLYKKRLVKRTDEIREGGKVWVYVKI